The window tttagagtgtagattCAGATCTAGCAGCGACTGACAATGTATGACCCTCTCtttgaaatccaggttaaagtctcgTAATCCTAATATGAGATTAGCAGCATCAACGTTTGATTAACTGACCttgctcagtcaatattaaagatatcaaggttatattttcacacaatgttctttacatcatgtaggatgattttatgtagaaaacagtaaatcaccaaGAATGACTTTAGATGGGTTGTTACAGTCATGGTCACATATAATGATTATCATATCTTCATTAAAGAtcacatatcatgaaaatctgactttttccatgttaatggggcggtttcctggaccaggattagcttaatccaggagtaggccttagtttaattaggaaacataactaattttaacaaacatgccatactagtaaaaacattacctgtgtgcattttgaggtaaaacaaagggcactgatgtattttaagatatgtcagtgtgcaagttgttttcagtttggagagctcttaaaagtgtttaagtctaggactagtctaatccctgtccgggaaaccgccccaatgagctataattgggtccccagtgcttctatttacctagaaaatgtgaaaaagagcaacccattaacttagttttggtaaaccattctcggcaagcatgtgaaaaaataggtctttgaaatttggctccccttgtgatgtcagaaggggataataccaccccttaatctgcactatccaaccacggcactgccatttagtgcaaagatcagctcatttgctttTAGTGTTGTAGTCAACACCACCTAAACTGAGACATAACCAAGCCCATGACAGGCCGAGACACGACCAAGACTCTGAAGGGttgagaccaagtcaagaccaagacaggccaagaccaagaccagtccaagtcactgcattaaacacttatgataaaatgtgtgtgtgtgtgtgtgtgtgtgtgtatgccatgAGGGAagttgataaaaaaataaaaaaataaaaaaataaattggcACTGTAAAAACCagtatattataataattatttaataattaatgataaaataattttgtgaTATGCCATcaggtcttgaccggtcttgaaataaaatttcgagtcctctttgtctgagaccgaaaCGAGACagagtaaaaatgcggtcgattccgagacgagaccaagaccttgaAAAGTGATCTTGAGACCGGTCTGAAGACCAAGACCGATTTTGAGTACTACAACactatttgcattttaaaggacaaaccCTAAAAAAGCAAATTTTGCTCAAACCTCcaaatatgtactctggggacagcaaagattaatgtgacatcttaaaaaagtcttgtgaacgACCCCTTTAAAGAATGAATTTGTAactttttagaaggatctcttgacagaaatgcaatataatctactAGTGATGTAGTACTCTAATCCAGTCTCGTACTCGAGACTGGTCTCGAGACCAATTTCTGCTTTCTCGGACTCGTCTCGGACTTgttccttcaaagactcggtctccGACCACAGTGGGATGAGAAGGTCTTGTTATTTCAGACCGAGTTCTCGAGACTAACgcattttttatgttcatataaacacataacaataataataaaatgcaatgttgacgggcattatttgaaaatgacatcccatggtacaatgcaaagatactgccatcagagccgtttatttatttctaaaaataCAGGCAAAAGATGATGCATGTGGTAGGGACttttttaatgatagtaaaAGCATAGTCCATATTAATACGTTACGACTGCTCctctaaacaattcccaatctagcatagtctgtaggcctaactgttgattattaactggggtgatattaaatcatgaatatgaaaactgacatgtctTTATAGTCTTGGTCtcgactcggtctcgactccTAATGGACTCTTGACTCAGACTTGTTACCTCAAAGACTTGACTCTGAGTCAACCAACGGACTCTGTCTCAACTAAGTCTtgacccttcaaagactcggtctcgaGTCGTCCCCATCACTATAATCTACATAatgatattatcagtggtgtatgaagaccttaaataatgaactgtattgtttttattaccttagaatgagtcgTTTTTATTGACATACACCACAGGTCACCTTAGATGGAAGTCGCCATGTGTACCTGCTCTACAGAACGTGTTTCGTCACTCCATTgtctaccgtagcttctctaggCATTTCAAAAtgaaggggtgagctgtggactaagccgttggttgcaattcacaatctcaccgctagatgccgctaacaatctacacacagcacctttaaaatgcaaaaacacaGAGATGCCAGCAAACTAACATTAAAAGATGTCGCTAACATTTATTGATACACAGAAAAAATGTACGGAAGGTGAAACTTGAGAAATGTGTATGGAGTATGGAGAAAGGTAAGGCAAAATGTGTATCAGGTCACGCTGTGATAGACAACACACTATATTGTTCCTATACATTCACAACTATTGAAATTTCATCATAAATGTACCAATATGGACCAAACAGTTTGTTATAAAATAACTGCATGTAATATAGACTAAATTGACACTTGAAAATGTTGCACTTAGTACTGTAGTAAATAACATCACCAACTTtctttgtttttagtaaaacgACACTCCTGGTACGGTCTATTCATCCGAAGCAATCTGAAAAAACAAGACACCTACACTAAGCTACACTCATAACATAAAatgcaaaaagcattttcgAGGGTTTGCTTACTGAATATAggatttaatatgttttgtaaaTAAGATAAAAGCAAGGACCAGCCTGCAGTCACTGAGATAAATACAGTGCGATTTCACAtttgttaataaataaacaacaacgTTTAAAGTAATAACTTCACTTAGACAAAATGTGCACAACAGGCCAACAGCAAGAgtttttgtaatatataaaaagGCCTCAGTACAAATCGTCAAACGGTTTGGAGTAGTTAAACATCAGATAATCCATGTAGTAAAAGTCGTACGCTCGCTGTCTTTCCGTCACGTTTAACTGTGCAAAGTATCTCCTTGTAATGTCCGAGGACGTTCTTTCTGCCTTAGGGTTTCTATCTTTAAAACTAGGGAATGTTAAATTGGACGGCGCTCCGATACTCCTCAAGAGGAAATTGGCTTCTTCTTCCAAAGTCTCAAATTTCCCAATGAAATCGTAATCCAGCAGGCAGGGACTGCAGAGCTGGCCTACAGGCTCCCAGTGGATGTCCATGCCGACCGGCCGATGCACGTCTAACAAATACTGGATGAACTCCTTGAAGGTCACGCCTGCTCCCGTGCGTAAAGCTTGCTGGGTTGCGTTGCTGCGGTACCTGGAGATGATAGGCTTCCCAAACACCGGATGATAGTAAGAGTTCGGACTCTCGAACTTATCCCGAAAAGCAGACACCAGCCTTTCGAAAGGCTCCCTCAGGAATACGACTTTGGTGTAGGTCTTTAATCGGTGGACGATGTCTTTGTGATCGAAGGAGTCCAGCCGTTTAAGATGATTCCCGTAATGCACCTCATCGTGTTGGATCTCCCCCGCAGAGGATGTGAGACCCTGGAGGACCATAAGCACACGCTTCCAATTGGAGCAGCCTGCCTTTGGCACCTCACAGTAGAGGAGTTTGTGAGTGTCCTCAACAAATATACGAGACACGTGCGTACGGGTTACGGTCTGCTTGGTGGCCCCGCTCGTGTATTTGGCGCAGACCTCCCTCATAAGCCTCTGACGCACCTGCTGTACCCGAGTGAGTCGATCTGTGCTATCCCTGCTCTGGCCAGGAGGGTCAGTGTTGAGCGGTTGGACAAGCGGGCCGCTCTTGAGGAGTTTGCGGTGACTTTTTGTGACGTGGGCCGCGGTGATGTCTTTGGGGTTGATTAGAGAGGTACGCTGGGCCCACGGGAAGACTGGAAGTTGTACCGGGTGGGCGGGACTTGGGAAGTTGTCCTCTGTTGGATATGAGGACTGTCTGTCATTGTCAAGACAATGAGAACATTGTTCCTATAAATGAGaaagaataataaatatttgcaaAAATACAAGGACAgggttttaagaaaaaataaacttgatATGTTTTGATTTTAAGAGGACAAAAGACAATAGGGTTTGTTAAGAAACAGGAAATTGATGTCTCTCTAATGCCAACCACCAAGTGGTGCCAGTGCACAAAAAATTCAGCACAGCCTCTCAGCTACTGTTAATAAAACCAGAAATATTGTATCATGTCCAGTCAAACCGAGGCTGAACAAGTTGATttcaaatgcaaaaaatatttaaaaattaaatttgcaAGATTTTTGTATAACAAACTATACTACTAGACTGAAACTGCTTACATAAGAGAGACAAACTagtccaggctaaagtctcataatgtaatgatgagatttgaagcattaaagcttgatttcaatcattaatttcaatctttgacatgatcttactcagtcaatattaaaaatatcaagtttatattttcacagaatgttctttatacATTTTTCCAAAGTCACCAACCCACCTGGGTCTACCTTCTGTACTCCCTCAGGTACAAAAAAGTGAACGCATGACGCGCCCTTCACCGTAACGACTTGTGCAAAGCCATGTAAAACAAGTATACAGTCCGAGGTATAAACTAGCGATTTATCAAACGGGACACAAATAAGCTTACCTTTCTCACAGACTGTAGGTGAGTGAATATGACCTGTGCACCTAAGgagaaagaaaaaacagaaCATCAGCATGACATTTCGGGTCCATCCATTTTTTACAACCCACGTACCATGAAAGTGAACTTTTGGGTTTAATACTTTCTTCAAAGGCTGCTTGTGGTCGAAGCACAACCAATGGAAACTgcatgtgcattgaaataaatgacCATATGGCTTAGTGAAGTGGTGTCCTTTCCcttgttttgctcatcattcATGGACCATATGAAGAGGAAGGGCGGGTGAGCATGCGGGCAAGGGTAGGGTCGACTCCCGCAGTGGACTGCTAATGTTTAAATACAGTACCACTGCTTGCAGTAGCTCCAGATGGTCTCTCAGTAGCCTGACAAACATCATTGCGACATCAAAGGTTATTGTGTTAGAGGTGCACTTCAAAATATCATTTTCATTAGTATTCActattgcacctttaaaggtgcactgtgtaacttttagaaggatctcttgacagaaatgcaatataatatacattactATATTATTAGTGTTGTATAAAAACCTCACAtgatgaactgttatgtttttattaccttatttaTTACCTTTTATTAGTCGtcgtcatgtttctacaatagcccttaatggacaaactgttcgaTGGAGAGCGTTTAGTCAATTTGTGTCTCAGATgatgtcctgtggtggctaccgtagcttcactatgcatttcgaaagggaggagtgagctgtggactgattGCAATTTgcagtctcaccactagatgctgctaaaatctacacactggacctttaaagggacattctatattttttttaaatatgctcattttccagctccatttgatttttacagttttggaatctattc is drawn from Misgurnus anguillicaudatus chromosome 6, ASM2758022v2, whole genome shotgun sequence and contains these coding sequences:
- the LOC129433783 gene encoding carbohydrate sulfotransferase 8 isoform X1, with the translated sequence MRSHHQGCASHAVMWVECRMLEMSCGGRRRFLRSAVMRLPCFFWFLLLLGAGGLLLLHLQDLTETLQQQNQGAQVIFTHLQSVRKEQCSHCLDNDRQSSYPTEDNFPSPAHPVQLPVFPWAQRTSLINPKDITAAHVTKSHRKLLKSGPLVQPLNTDPPGQSRDSTDRLTRVQQVRQRLMREVCAKYTSGATKQTVTRTHVSRIFVEDTHKLLYCEVPKAGCSNWKRVLMVLQGLTSSAGEIQHDEVHYGNHLKRLDSFDHKDIVHRLKTYTKVVFLREPFERLVSAFRDKFESPNSYYHPVFGKPIISRYRSNATQQALRTGAGVTFKEFIQYLLDVHRPVGMDIHWEPVGQLCSPCLLDYDFIGKFETLEEEANFLLRSIGAPSNLTFPSFKDRNPKAERTSSDITRRYFAQLNVTERQRAYDFYYMDYLMFNYSKPFDDLY
- the LOC129433783 gene encoding carbohydrate sulfotransferase 8 isoform X2 gives rise to the protein MWVECRMLEMSCGGRRRFLRSAVMRLPCFFWFLLLLGAGGLLLLHLQDLTETLQQQNQGAQVIFTHLQSVRKEQCSHCLDNDRQSSYPTEDNFPSPAHPVQLPVFPWAQRTSLINPKDITAAHVTKSHRKLLKSGPLVQPLNTDPPGQSRDSTDRLTRVQQVRQRLMREVCAKYTSGATKQTVTRTHVSRIFVEDTHKLLYCEVPKAGCSNWKRVLMVLQGLTSSAGEIQHDEVHYGNHLKRLDSFDHKDIVHRLKTYTKVVFLREPFERLVSAFRDKFESPNSYYHPVFGKPIISRYRSNATQQALRTGAGVTFKEFIQYLLDVHRPVGMDIHWEPVGQLCSPCLLDYDFIGKFETLEEEANFLLRSIGAPSNLTFPSFKDRNPKAERTSSDITRRYFAQLNVTERQRAYDFYYMDYLMFNYSKPFDDLY